One Arvicanthis niloticus isolate mArvNil1 chromosome 3, mArvNil1.pat.X, whole genome shotgun sequence DNA segment encodes these proteins:
- the Pnoc gene encoding prepronociceptin isoform X1 encodes MKILFCDVLMLSLLSSVFSSCPRDCLTCREKLHPAPDSFNLKVCILQCEEKIFPRPLWTVCTKVMASGSGQLSPADPELVSAALYQPKASEMQHLKRMPRVRSLVQARDAEPEADAEPVVDDAAEVEQKQLQKRFGGFTGARKSARKLANQKRFSEFMRQYLVLSMQSSQRRRTLHQNGIQVIPRTACVHTKTCRPGVRIPPPPRH; translated from the exons ATGAAAATCCTCTTTTGTGACGTTCtgatgctcagcctgctctccagCGTGTTCAGCAGCTGTCCCAGGGACTGCCTCACCTGCCgggagaagctccacccagctcCAGACAGCTTCAACTTGAAG GTGTGCATTCTCCAATGTGAAGAGAAGATATTTCCCCGCCCTCTCTGGACTGTATGCACCAAAGTCATGGCCAGTGGCTCTGGGCAGCTCAGCCCTGCTGACCCAGAGCTCGTGTCAGCTGCTCTTTACCAGCCAAAAGCCTCAGAGATGCAGCACCTGAAGAGAATGCCGCGTGTCAGGAGCTTGGTgcaagcacgagacgcagagccCGAGGCAGATGCAGAGCCTGTCGTAGATGATGCTGCTGAGGTGGAGCAGAAGCAGCTGCAGAAAAGGTTTGGGGGCTTCACCGGGGCCCGGAAGTCGGCCCGGAAGTTGGCCAACCAGAAGCGGTTCAGTGAGTTTATGAGGCAGTACCTGGTCCTGAGCATGCAGTCAAGCCAACGCCGGCGCACTCTGCACCAGAATG gCATCCAGGTGATCCCCCGTACAGCATGTGTCCACACCAAGACCTGCAGGCCGGGAGTCAGGATTCCTCCTCCCCCGAGGCACTGA
- the Pnoc gene encoding prepronociceptin isoform X2, translating into MKILFCDVLMLSLLSSVFSSCPRDCLTCREKLHPAPDSFNLKVCILQCEEKIFPRPLWTVCTKVMASGSGQLSPADPELVSAALYQPKASEMQHLKRMPRVRSLVQARDAEPEADAEPVVDDAAEVEQKQLQKRFGGFTGARKSARKLANQKRFSEFMRQYLVLSMQSSQRRRTLHQNGNV; encoded by the exons ATGAAAATCCTCTTTTGTGACGTTCtgatgctcagcctgctctccagCGTGTTCAGCAGCTGTCCCAGGGACTGCCTCACCTGCCgggagaagctccacccagctcCAGACAGCTTCAACTTGAAG GTGTGCATTCTCCAATGTGAAGAGAAGATATTTCCCCGCCCTCTCTGGACTGTATGCACCAAAGTCATGGCCAGTGGCTCTGGGCAGCTCAGCCCTGCTGACCCAGAGCTCGTGTCAGCTGCTCTTTACCAGCCAAAAGCCTCAGAGATGCAGCACCTGAAGAGAATGCCGCGTGTCAGGAGCTTGGTgcaagcacgagacgcagagccCGAGGCAGATGCAGAGCCTGTCGTAGATGATGCTGCTGAGGTGGAGCAGAAGCAGCTGCAGAAAAGGTTTGGGGGCTTCACCGGGGCCCGGAAGTCGGCCCGGAAGTTGGCCAACCAGAAGCGGTTCAGTGAGTTTATGAGGCAGTACCTGGTCCTGAGCATGCAGTCAAGCCAACGCCGGCGCACTCTGCACCAGAATGGTAATGTGTAG